One genomic window of Antricoccus suffuscus includes the following:
- a CDS encoding phosphatase PAP2 family protein, whose protein sequence is MTRTPDADDPRRVPVSQWPTADRAWYPARWLAIACTVLFALVTADVLADGLLRHFDGVLAGWIRTVGLRDSAVGSAIGYVLSQTGGRATNLVWILVLCIVIAVKSRNFVPFVRLALGVALLSAAIYTSKFLIARTFPTDPRGDLLHAVGYNDSYPSGHQANAILLSSIGAWIAVDYIATVWVRRVVCIYAIAGPIIAAFAVLFMNYHWLSDIIAGASVGIVLLWIARRASVTKMGRRVEDWFETGLAATVAKWLGRSPVDEH, encoded by the coding sequence GTGACCCGTACACCCGACGCCGACGACCCGCGCCGTGTTCCGGTCAGCCAATGGCCCACCGCGGACCGCGCGTGGTATCCGGCGCGCTGGCTGGCGATAGCCTGCACGGTCCTGTTCGCGCTCGTTACCGCCGACGTGCTCGCGGACGGCTTACTGCGGCACTTTGACGGAGTCCTCGCTGGTTGGATTCGGACTGTCGGCCTACGCGATTCTGCCGTGGGCAGTGCCATCGGGTACGTGCTCAGTCAGACGGGTGGCCGGGCGACCAATCTGGTGTGGATTCTCGTGCTGTGCATCGTCATCGCGGTGAAGTCTCGCAACTTTGTTCCGTTCGTGCGTCTGGCACTCGGTGTGGCGCTACTGAGTGCCGCCATCTACACCTCGAAGTTCCTTATCGCGCGGACGTTTCCGACCGATCCGCGCGGAGATCTGCTGCATGCCGTCGGCTATAACGATTCCTATCCATCCGGACATCAAGCGAACGCTATTTTGCTGAGCAGCATCGGTGCCTGGATCGCCGTCGACTACATAGCAACAGTATGGGTACGACGGGTGGTCTGTATATATGCGATCGCCGGGCCGATCATCGCTGCTTTTGCCGTGCTGTTCATGAACTATCACTGGCTCAGCGACATTATCGCCGGCGCAAGCGTGGGCATCGTGCTGCTATGGATCGCACGGCGGGCCAGCGTTACGAAAATGGGGCGGCGGGTCGAGGATTGGTTCGAGACCGGGTTAGCCGCGACCGTCGCAAAGTGGCTCGGCCGGTCACCGGTCGATGAACACTAG
- the miaA gene encoding tRNA (adenosine(37)-N6)-dimethylallyltransferase MiaA: MSVQSAEVIVIAGPTASGKTDLALDVAELLGGPEAVEIINADSMQVYRGMDIGTAKQPLGQRRGIVHHLLDMWPIGHAVTVADYQARARDCVDAIRSRSRIPMLVGGSGLYIKAVIDDLDFPGTDPEVRARLEAELREQGTFALHRRLVRLDPAAAERILSTNGRRIVRALEVIEITGAPFEAQLPADEKTNTEHYRAVQIGLDRADLADRIALRVCRMWEQGFVEEVRALEADGLSATRTASKALGYQQVLRLLSGELTEAEAIEQTISATRRFARKQRAWFRRDSRIHWCDAAEQALPERVLSTINQWPSNQ; encoded by the coding sequence ATGAGCGTGCAGAGTGCGGAGGTCATCGTCATCGCCGGGCCGACGGCGTCAGGAAAGACCGATCTCGCGCTCGATGTGGCCGAGTTGCTCGGCGGCCCCGAGGCGGTGGAGATCATCAACGCCGACTCGATGCAGGTCTATCGAGGAATGGACATCGGCACGGCGAAGCAACCGCTGGGCCAGCGCCGCGGCATCGTGCACCACTTACTCGACATGTGGCCGATCGGGCACGCGGTGACGGTCGCGGACTACCAGGCCCGCGCCCGTGACTGCGTCGACGCGATTCGGTCGCGGTCGCGCATCCCGATGCTCGTGGGCGGATCGGGGCTCTACATCAAGGCGGTGATCGACGACCTCGATTTCCCTGGCACCGATCCCGAGGTGCGCGCGCGGCTTGAGGCGGAGCTGCGCGAACAAGGCACGTTCGCGCTGCATCGCCGACTCGTTCGGCTCGACCCGGCTGCCGCCGAACGTATTCTTTCCACCAACGGTCGCCGGATCGTGCGCGCCCTCGAGGTCATAGAGATCACCGGGGCGCCGTTCGAGGCGCAGCTGCCCGCCGATGAGAAGACGAACACTGAGCATTACCGGGCCGTCCAGATCGGGCTGGACCGGGCGGACCTTGCCGACCGGATTGCGTTGCGCGTGTGCCGGATGTGGGAGCAGGGCTTCGTCGAGGAGGTGCGCGCCCTTGAGGCCGACGGGTTGTCGGCGACGCGGACCGCGAGCAAGGCACTGGGGTATCAGCAGGTCCTGCGGCTGCTGTCTGGCGAACTGACCGAGGCCGAGGCTATCGAGCAGACGATTAGTGCGACCCGGCGGTTTGCCCGTAAACAACGCGCATGGTTTCGCCGCGACTCGCGGATCCACTGGTGCGACGCGGCCGAACAGGCGCTACCCGAGCGCGTGCTGAGTACGATTAACCAGTGGCCCAGCAACCAATAG
- the hflX gene encoding GTPase HflX has product MTQTNRTIDPTTNKHATGAAPRNDTGGYDLEDRQSLRRVSGLSTELEDVTEVEYRQLRLERVVLAGLDLTGSPRAAENSLKELAALAETAGSEVLDGVIQRRTNPDPATYLGSGKARELADIVRATGADTVICDDELSPSQRTALEGVVKVKVIDRIALILDIFAQHAKSREGKSQVELAQLQYLLPRLRGWGESMSRQAGGRVGAEGGGIGGRGPGETKIELDRRRIHQRIAKLRREIAAMKTSRDTKRASRQRSHAAAVVIAGYTNAGKSTLLNRLTGAGVLVENALFATLDPTVRRAETADGREYTIADTVGFVRSLPHQLVEAFRSSLEEVESADLVLHVVDGADPDPEGQISAVREVFAQIGAKDVPELMVINKADAADPEAIERLERSLPGSIAVSAVTGMGIDKLLLAIETALPRPRIDFDVLIPYERGDLVARLHDEADIATTEYLPDGTALTGRAYPQVAATLEAFAR; this is encoded by the coding sequence ATGACGCAAACCAACCGAACGATCGACCCGACCACGAACAAGCATGCCACCGGGGCCGCGCCACGAAACGACACCGGTGGCTACGACCTCGAGGACCGTCAGTCGCTGCGCCGAGTCTCCGGACTGTCGACCGAACTCGAAGACGTCACCGAGGTCGAGTACCGCCAGTTGCGCCTGGAGCGCGTCGTGCTGGCAGGGCTCGATCTCACCGGGAGCCCGCGGGCGGCGGAGAACTCACTCAAAGAGCTCGCCGCCTTGGCCGAGACGGCCGGCTCGGAAGTGCTCGATGGCGTGATCCAGCGACGCACCAACCCGGACCCGGCGACGTACCTCGGCTCGGGCAAGGCCCGAGAGCTCGCCGACATCGTCCGCGCGACCGGTGCGGATACGGTCATCTGCGACGATGAGCTGTCGCCGTCCCAACGCACCGCTCTCGAGGGCGTCGTCAAGGTGAAAGTCATCGATCGGATCGCCTTGATCCTGGACATCTTCGCTCAGCACGCCAAGAGCCGGGAAGGTAAGTCGCAGGTGGAGCTTGCGCAGCTGCAGTATCTCTTGCCGCGTCTTCGCGGCTGGGGTGAGTCGATGTCGCGTCAGGCCGGCGGGCGGGTCGGCGCCGAAGGCGGCGGTATCGGTGGCCGCGGGCCCGGTGAGACCAAGATCGAGCTCGACCGGCGACGGATTCACCAGCGAATCGCCAAGTTGCGCCGCGAGATTGCCGCGATGAAGACGAGCCGTGACACTAAACGAGCCTCCCGCCAGCGAAGTCATGCCGCCGCCGTGGTGATCGCCGGTTACACCAACGCGGGCAAGTCGACCCTGCTCAACCGGCTTACCGGAGCGGGAGTGCTGGTCGAAAACGCACTGTTCGCGACGCTTGACCCGACCGTGCGGCGCGCAGAGACCGCTGACGGTCGTGAATACACGATCGCGGACACCGTCGGGTTTGTCCGTTCGCTGCCGCATCAGCTGGTCGAGGCGTTTCGCTCGTCCCTGGAAGAAGTCGAATCGGCGGACCTGGTGCTGCACGTGGTCGACGGAGCCGATCCGGACCCGGAAGGGCAGATCAGCGCGGTTCGTGAGGTCTTCGCGCAGATCGGCGCCAAGGACGTTCCCGAGCTCATGGTCATTAACAAGGCCGATGCGGCCGACCCCGAGGCGATTGAGCGTCTCGAGCGATCCTTGCCGGGAAGCATTGCGGTCTCCGCCGTGACCGGTATGGGTATCGACAAACTGCTTCTCGCGATCGAGACCGCGCTGCCGCGTCCACGGATCGATTTCGACGTCCTCATTCCGTACGAGCGCGGCGATCTGGTCGCCCGGCTGCATGATGAGGCGGACATCGCCACGACCGAATACCTGCCAGACGGTACGGCGCTGACCGGCCGCGCTTACCCGCAAGTCGCTGCCACGCTCGAGGCCTTCGCTCGCTGA
- the miaB gene encoding tRNA (N6-isopentenyl adenosine(37)-C2)-methylthiotransferase MiaB: MTSLPSDSQTAPATDHAPRNGGAGRRYQIKTYGCQMNVHDSERLAGVLEASGYRSALEDEEPDLIVFNTCAVRENADNKLYGNLSHLAPVKRANPDLQIAVGGCLAQKDRSTIVDKAPYVDVVFGTHNVGSLPTLLDRARHNQEAQVEILEALEEFPSALPAKRDAAYAGWVSISVGCNNTCTFCIVPALRGREKDRRPGDVLAEVQALVADGALEVTLLGQNVNSYGVSFGERTAFSQLLKSCGQIDGLERVRFTSPHPRDFTDDVIEAMATTANVCHQLHMPLQSGSARVLRAMRRSYRPDRYLSIVRKVREAMPDAALTTDIIVGFPGETEEDFQQTLDVVEQSQFATAFTFQYSPRPGTPAATMDDQLPKEVVQERYERLVKLQNQISWDLGKNLIGTETEVLVADGEGRKDKATDRMSGRGRDGRLVHFTPIGPRVDGAVRPGDVITTRITQAAPHHLVADGDVLTHRRTRGGDAHEARHNAPVEKGVFLAMPTVRRAT; this comes from the coding sequence ATGACTTCATTGCCCAGCGATTCTCAGACGGCTCCTGCCACCGATCACGCGCCTCGCAACGGTGGCGCCGGACGTCGCTATCAGATCAAGACCTACGGCTGCCAGATGAATGTGCACGACTCCGAGCGGCTGGCCGGCGTACTCGAGGCCTCTGGTTATCGCAGCGCGTTGGAGGACGAAGAGCCGGACCTGATCGTGTTCAACACGTGTGCGGTCCGGGAAAACGCGGACAACAAGCTCTACGGCAATCTCAGTCACCTCGCACCGGTGAAGCGCGCCAACCCCGACTTGCAGATCGCGGTCGGTGGCTGTCTCGCCCAGAAGGACCGCTCTACCATCGTGGACAAGGCGCCGTACGTCGACGTGGTGTTCGGCACCCACAACGTCGGATCGCTGCCCACATTGCTCGACCGTGCTCGGCACAACCAAGAGGCCCAGGTAGAGATCCTCGAGGCGCTCGAAGAGTTCCCATCGGCGCTGCCGGCGAAGCGGGATGCGGCGTATGCCGGATGGGTATCGATCTCGGTCGGCTGCAACAACACCTGTACCTTCTGCATCGTGCCGGCCCTTCGTGGCCGGGAGAAGGACCGCCGACCGGGCGATGTCCTCGCCGAGGTACAAGCACTCGTCGCAGACGGCGCGCTCGAAGTTACGTTGCTCGGCCAAAATGTGAATTCGTACGGCGTGTCATTCGGGGAACGCACGGCGTTTTCTCAGCTGCTCAAGTCGTGCGGTCAAATCGACGGGCTCGAGCGTGTCCGCTTCACCTCACCACATCCGCGGGACTTCACCGACGACGTTATCGAGGCCATGGCCACCACCGCCAACGTCTGCCATCAGCTGCATATGCCGCTGCAGTCCGGCTCGGCGAGGGTATTGCGCGCGATGCGCCGTTCCTACCGACCCGATCGCTATCTCTCGATCGTCCGAAAGGTCCGCGAAGCGATGCCCGACGCGGCGCTGACAACGGACATCATCGTCGGATTCCCCGGTGAGACCGAAGAGGACTTCCAGCAGACGCTCGACGTCGTCGAGCAGTCACAGTTTGCCACCGCATTCACCTTCCAGTACTCGCCCCGGCCCGGTACGCCGGCAGCGACCATGGACGATCAACTGCCCAAAGAAGTCGTCCAAGAGCGGTATGAACGACTGGTCAAGCTGCAAAATCAGATCTCGTGGGACCTCGGCAAGAACCTCATCGGCACCGAGACCGAGGTGCTGGTTGCCGACGGTGAAGGACGTAAGGACAAGGCCACCGACCGGATGAGCGGGCGTGGACGCGATGGCCGCCTGGTGCACTTCACCCCGATCGGCCCGCGAGTCGACGGTGCCGTCCGCCCCGGTGACGTCATCACGACCAGGATCACGCAGGCCGCACCGCACCATCTTGTCGCAGACGGCGACGTGCTGACTCACCGGCGTACGCGGGGCGGGGACGCGCACGAAGCGCGGCACAATGCGCCCGTTGAGAAGGGTGTCTTTCTCGCGATGCCGACCGTGCGGCGCGCGACCTAG
- the rny gene encoding ribonuclease Y — MPLLLGIVLILAVVILIVAVVLTGHRILRSIDRRADPQPAVAPSAATSAATGTDAAAREEILSEGRATGLEEGHAAGYEQGRRAGRNEAKAAALVEARRTARRQVTDEFDTHTRDRIRAELEDEVRDQVRDELEQELTAIRNAALREAQQTRAAAQRIRNEINAETDSARRQAELDISEMLLSSRKDTEREAERILERSRNVLVDAERRESRLAEREERLDTEARRVESRELELAAGDERLRAQESELADRESGLSSELERIAGLTAEAAKSELIAQQEAQIRRESAILARDIETEARKGADDRAKIIVADAIARVASEQTAESVVAVMHLPSEDMKGRIIGREGRNIRSFETTTGVNLIIDDTPEAVLLSCFDPVRREIGRLTLSKLVMDGRIHPHRIEEAYERSKIEVDALCQRAAEDALLEVGIDHVHPEIVSLLGRLRYRTSYGQNVLLHLVETAHIAAAMAAELGVPTELVKRGAFLHDIGKALTHEVEGSHAIIGAELARKYGEAPEVVHAIEAHHNEVQPETIEAVLTQASDSCSGGRPGARRESVEAYVKRLERIEQIAAQKPGVEKVFAMQAGREVRVMVKPEIVDDVASHTLAREVAAQIEDELTYPGQIRVTVVRESRATEVAH, encoded by the coding sequence ATGCCACTCTTACTGGGCATCGTGCTCATACTCGCGGTCGTGATTCTCATTGTCGCCGTCGTGCTGACCGGTCACCGCATTTTGCGCTCAATCGATCGTCGCGCCGATCCACAGCCCGCCGTCGCACCTTCTGCCGCGACGTCGGCGGCTACCGGTACGGACGCCGCCGCACGCGAGGAGATCCTCTCAGAAGGCCGAGCCACCGGTCTCGAAGAAGGTCACGCCGCCGGATACGAGCAGGGCCGCCGCGCCGGACGCAACGAGGCCAAGGCCGCCGCGCTTGTCGAGGCCCGTCGCACCGCGCGCCGACAAGTCACCGACGAGTTCGATACCCATACCCGCGACCGAATCCGCGCCGAACTAGAAGACGAGGTGCGTGATCAGGTGCGCGACGAGCTCGAGCAGGAGCTCACGGCCATCCGTAACGCGGCGCTGCGCGAGGCCCAGCAGACCCGCGCGGCCGCGCAGCGCATCCGCAACGAGATCAATGCCGAGACAGACTCTGCGCGGCGCCAGGCCGAGCTGGACATCAGCGAGATGCTGCTCTCGAGCCGCAAGGACACCGAACGCGAGGCCGAGCGCATCCTCGAGCGCTCCCGCAACGTGCTGGTCGACGCCGAACGCCGCGAGAGCCGGCTGGCCGAGCGTGAAGAACGCCTCGACACCGAGGCGCGCCGGGTTGAGTCCCGCGAGCTCGAGCTTGCCGCTGGTGACGAACGGCTACGCGCGCAGGAGAGCGAACTCGCGGACCGCGAGTCGGGCCTGAGCTCGGAACTGGAACGCATCGCCGGCCTCACTGCCGAGGCCGCGAAATCCGAGCTGATCGCACAGCAGGAGGCCCAGATCCGACGGGAGAGCGCGATCCTGGCTCGTGATATCGAGACCGAGGCACGCAAGGGCGCCGACGATCGAGCCAAGATCATCGTCGCCGACGCGATTGCGCGGGTCGCCAGCGAACAGACCGCGGAGAGCGTCGTGGCGGTGATGCACCTGCCCAGCGAGGACATGAAGGGCAGGATCATCGGTCGTGAGGGCCGCAACATTCGCTCGTTCGAGACGACGACCGGGGTCAACCTGATCATCGACGACACCCCCGAGGCGGTACTGCTGTCCTGCTTCGACCCGGTGCGCCGCGAGATCGGCCGGCTCACGCTGTCCAAGCTGGTGATGGACGGGCGTATCCATCCGCATCGTATCGAAGAGGCGTACGAACGCAGCAAGATCGAGGTCGATGCGCTCTGCCAGCGCGCGGCGGAGGACGCCCTTCTGGAGGTCGGCATCGACCACGTGCACCCAGAGATCGTGTCGCTTCTCGGCCGGCTGCGCTACCGCACGTCGTACGGCCAAAACGTGCTGTTGCATCTGGTCGAAACCGCGCACATCGCCGCGGCGATGGCCGCGGAGCTTGGCGTGCCGACCGAACTAGTCAAACGAGGCGCGTTCCTGCATGACATCGGCAAGGCGCTCACCCACGAGGTCGAGGGAAGCCACGCGATCATCGGTGCGGAGCTCGCCCGCAAGTACGGTGAAGCACCCGAGGTGGTTCACGCGATAGAGGCACACCACAACGAGGTGCAGCCCGAGACAATCGAGGCCGTACTCACCCAGGCCTCCGACTCGTGCTCCGGCGGACGCCCAGGCGCCCGCCGCGAGAGCGTCGAGGCCTACGTCAAGCGCCTCGAACGCATCGAGCAAATCGCCGCCCAGAAGCCGGGCGTGGAAAAGGTCTTCGCGATGCAGGCCGGTCGCGAGGTGCGGGTCATGGTGAAACCCGAGATCGTCGACGACGTAGCCTCGCATACGCTGGCCCGCGAGGTCGCGGCCCAGATCGAGGACGAGCTGACCTATCCGGGTCAGATCCGTGTCACCGTCGTACGCGAGTCACGCGCGACCGAGGTCGCGCACTAG
- a CDS encoding regulatory protein RecX has translation MATGAVGARRGRSRPSGAEPPGLPTEPARLDALGTEFCLRKLTAMARTSHELRTAMQGKGYPDDSIRRVLARLTELRYVDDRQFAMMWVEDRHRNRGSSRTALRFELERKGVDRDLIDEALEQIDGAHERARAYQLASAKLRGAPARVRQDEEGLRRRLVGMLARRGYPAGLSYAAVDEALRDATDGTAMDDTAMDDTAPGDAP, from the coding sequence ATGGCTACCGGTGCAGTAGGGGCGCGTCGCGGTCGGTCGCGCCCGTCCGGTGCGGAACCGCCGGGGCTCCCCACCGAACCGGCGCGGCTCGACGCGTTAGGGACCGAGTTCTGTCTGCGTAAGCTGACCGCGATGGCGCGCACCTCGCATGAGCTGCGGACCGCGATGCAAGGAAAGGGCTACCCCGACGACTCGATTCGGCGGGTGCTGGCCCGGCTGACCGAGCTCAGATACGTCGACGATCGGCAGTTCGCCATGATGTGGGTCGAGGATCGGCACCGGAATCGTGGATCATCGCGTACCGCGCTGCGCTTCGAGCTCGAACGAAAAGGCGTCGACCGGGACCTCATCGACGAGGCGCTCGAGCAAATCGACGGCGCCCATGAGCGGGCGCGCGCCTATCAGCTTGCGAGCGCGAAACTGCGTGGCGCCCCAGCCCGGGTTCGTCAGGACGAAGAGGGTCTGCGGCGCCGGCTAGTCGGCATGCTGGCCCGGCGTGGCTACCCCGCCGGACTCAGTTACGCCGCGGTCGACGAGGCGCTGCGGGATGCTACGGATGGCACCGCCATGGATGACACCGCTATGGATGACACTGCTCCCGGCGACGCACCGTGA
- the dapF gene encoding diaminopimelate epimerase translates to MAQQPIDTASTQLAVDFAKGHGTENDFVLIPDPDGRLTLTEADVRLLCDRHAGIGGDGVIRVVRRSAETDEQTGVPDVQDAEWFMDYRNADGSVAQMCGNGVRVFARYLQRLGFVDSADLPVITRSGVKLVSFGVDGRITVDMGPAEDLGTSAATVRAFDSKAEYAGRAVSMGNPHLACDLSGEPAAVAGLDLSRAPSYDASFFPEGVNLEFFEQVPGASETDAHVRMRVYERGVGETRSCGTGICAVAYATLANAGKTEGTVIVDVPGGRLLTAVSPATVLLTGPAEIVAEGSTVLLRGR, encoded by the coding sequence GTGGCCCAGCAACCAATAGACACCGCCTCGACCCAGCTCGCTGTCGACTTCGCGAAAGGTCATGGCACCGAGAACGACTTCGTGCTGATCCCCGATCCCGACGGCCGACTGACCTTGACCGAGGCCGACGTACGCCTGCTGTGCGACCGGCATGCCGGAATCGGCGGCGACGGTGTGATCCGGGTCGTACGACGCAGCGCTGAGACCGACGAGCAGACCGGAGTGCCGGATGTCCAGGACGCCGAGTGGTTTATGGACTATCGCAACGCCGATGGGTCGGTGGCGCAGATGTGCGGCAACGGCGTACGCGTATTTGCCCGCTACCTGCAACGGCTCGGCTTCGTCGACTCCGCCGACCTACCGGTCATCACCCGGTCCGGCGTCAAGCTGGTCAGCTTCGGCGTGGATGGCCGCATCACCGTTGACATGGGCCCGGCGGAAGATCTCGGAACGTCGGCGGCCACCGTTCGTGCCTTTGACTCGAAGGCCGAGTACGCCGGGCGTGCGGTGTCGATGGGCAACCCGCACCTAGCCTGCGACCTCTCCGGGGAGCCGGCCGCGGTCGCGGGTCTCGATCTGTCCCGCGCACCGTCGTACGACGCGTCGTTCTTCCCGGAGGGAGTCAACCTCGAGTTCTTCGAGCAGGTCCCGGGGGCGTCGGAGACCGACGCGCATGTGCGGATGCGCGTCTACGAACGAGGTGTCGGTGAGACGCGTTCGTGTGGAACCGGCATCTGCGCGGTCGCGTACGCCACACTCGCGAATGCCGGCAAGACCGAAGGCACGGTCATCGTCGACGTACCCGGGGGACGGCTGCTCACCGCCGTAAGTCCCGCGACGGTGCTGCTGACCGGACCGGCCGAGATCGTTGCGGAAGGGTCTACGGTTCTGCTGCGCGGCCGCTAA
- a CDS encoding DUF349 domain-containing protein, with product MVASNEWGRVDDDGTVYVRTAEGERVVGSWQAGAPEEGLALYTRKYDDLATEVSLLASRLESGAGNPQHTAELATQMRASLADAAVIGDLGALDKQLGELLEKTSVKKEEVAAAKAQARADAVAAKEALAAEAEQLSTSTQWKASGDRLRAIIEEWKAIKGVDRKTDDVLWKRFSSARDAFSKARGSHFAQLDKQREAAKEVKLKIVAEAEELSTSTDWGPTASKMKSLMSDWKAAGRAPRDSEDNLWGQFRAAQDKFFAARSAVFDVRDSEQLDNKKAKEQLLDSADKIDPANSLEEAKSALRDLQDKWEQIGHVPREAMRPLEDRLKKVERRVRDAEDAEWKRSAAESNPILLNMREAVTKAETALSKAEAAGNAKKIDEARQALDARREWLAEAEKSVQS from the coding sequence ATGGTTGCCAGCAACGAGTGGGGTCGTGTCGATGACGACGGCACCGTCTACGTGCGGACTGCCGAGGGTGAGCGCGTGGTGGGGTCGTGGCAGGCCGGCGCGCCCGAAGAGGGCCTCGCGCTGTACACCCGCAAGTACGACGACCTCGCCACCGAGGTGAGCTTGCTCGCGAGCCGTCTCGAGTCCGGTGCCGGCAACCCGCAGCACACCGCAGAGCTCGCGACCCAGATGCGCGCCTCGCTTGCCGACGCCGCCGTGATCGGTGATCTCGGCGCACTGGACAAGCAACTCGGTGAACTGCTTGAGAAGACCTCCGTAAAAAAGGAAGAAGTCGCCGCCGCCAAGGCACAGGCACGCGCGGATGCGGTTGCCGCCAAAGAGGCGCTCGCCGCCGAGGCCGAGCAGCTCTCGACCAGCACCCAATGGAAGGCGAGCGGCGACCGGCTGCGCGCGATCATCGAAGAATGGAAGGCGATCAAGGGCGTCGACCGCAAGACCGACGACGTTCTGTGGAAGCGTTTCAGTAGCGCCCGCGATGCCTTCAGCAAGGCCCGTGGGTCGCACTTCGCCCAGCTGGACAAGCAACGCGAGGCTGCCAAAGAAGTCAAGCTAAAGATCGTCGCAGAAGCCGAGGAACTTTCCACCTCGACCGACTGGGGCCCGACCGCATCGAAGATGAAGTCGCTGATGAGCGACTGGAAGGCGGCCGGTCGCGCGCCACGCGACAGCGAAGACAACCTCTGGGGGCAGTTCCGTGCCGCGCAGGACAAGTTCTTCGCTGCTCGCAGCGCCGTGTTCGACGTACGGGACTCCGAACAGCTCGACAACAAGAAAGCCAAGGAGCAGCTGCTCGACTCGGCCGACAAGATCGACCCCGCGAACAGCCTGGAGGAGGCGAAGTCCGCGCTTCGAGATCTCCAGGACAAATGGGAACAGATCGGGCACGTGCCGCGCGAGGCGATGCGTCCATTGGAAGATCGGCTCAAAAAGGTCGAACGACGAGTACGCGATGCCGAGGACGCAGAATGGAAACGGTCCGCTGCCGAGTCCAACCCGATTCTGCTGAATATGCGCGAGGCGGTGACCAAGGCCGAGACCGCGCTGAGTAAAGCCGAGGCGGCCGGTAACGCCAAGAAGATCGACGAGGCCCGGCAGGCTCTCGACGCACGCCGCGAGTGGCTCGCCGAGGCCGAGAAGTCGGTCCAGAGCTAG
- a CDS encoding glutamate ABC transporter substrate-binding protein encodes MLKRIAIMLVCFGFVLAGCAGTQSPQKFSKPSDHPPKFAAGTTMAALQTAKNIRIGVKFDQPNLGYMSPGAKVPSGFDIEIAKIIAAHLGLDAGQITWVKTDSADREKYLTGNTVDIVVASYSMTPQRQSVVGQAGPYLVTGQQIMVRKDDADIDTAQDLKDRKVCTVAGSSSTELIVKKFHADPWPSDSYAKCVDALLDGEVEAVSTDGAVLMGFLINHVDEVKIVGEPFTTERYGIGYKHGDKAMCEFLTKTLLASYKDGTWSSAFETTLGKTGVEAPTPAQPDKCQS; translated from the coding sequence ATGCTGAAGCGGATCGCGATTATGCTCGTCTGTTTCGGCTTCGTCCTCGCCGGATGCGCCGGCACGCAGTCGCCGCAGAAGTTCAGCAAGCCCAGCGATCACCCGCCCAAGTTCGCCGCCGGTACGACGATGGCCGCGCTGCAAACGGCCAAGAACATCCGGATCGGCGTCAAATTCGACCAGCCCAACCTTGGCTATATGAGCCCGGGTGCGAAGGTTCCCTCCGGCTTCGATATCGAGATCGCGAAGATCATCGCGGCGCACCTCGGGCTGGACGCCGGACAGATCACCTGGGTGAAGACCGATTCGGCGGACCGCGAGAAGTACCTCACCGGTAACACCGTCGACATCGTGGTCGCGAGCTATTCGATGACCCCGCAGCGGCAGTCGGTCGTCGGGCAGGCCGGGCCGTACCTCGTCACCGGTCAGCAGATCATGGTCCGCAAGGACGACGCGGACATCGATACCGCGCAAGACCTCAAGGACCGGAAGGTCTGCACCGTCGCGGGCTCGTCGTCGACCGAGCTGATCGTGAAGAAGTTCCACGCCGACCCGTGGCCGAGCGACTCGTATGCGAAATGCGTCGACGCACTGCTCGACGGTGAAGTGGAGGCGGTCAGTACCGACGGCGCGGTGTTGATGGGCTTCCTGATCAACCACGTCGACGAGGTCAAGATCGTCGGCGAACCGTTCACCACCGAGCGCTACGGTATCGGCTACAAACACGGCGACAAGGCGATGTGCGAGTTTCTGACCAAGACCCTGCTCGCGTCGTACAAGGACGGCACGTGGAGCTCGGCCTTCGAGACGACTCTCGGCAAGACCGGCGTGGAGGCACCCACACCGGCGCAGCCGGACAAGTGCCAGAGCTAG